The region ATCGAATCAAAAAAGTTCGAAAACTAAACAAAGTGCTCAAGGTCGTACTGGTTCCAGTAAATCTCAAAGTGGCAGAAGCGGTTCTTCTGGATCTTCTTCTCGCTCGTCATCAAGAAATCAATCTTCGTCAATGGAAGATGATGAATAGGTTTAAGCGAAAAGGGGCATCGCAATTCGGCGCCCCTTTTACTTTAGTAAGGAGGATTTGTGAGAACAAGAAATATTATATTAGCGGCAGCGGGCGCAGTTGCTGTGGGATACGTGATCAACAGAATCCTGCAATCTCGACGCGATACACCCGTTTTTACAGATGAACAAAAAGACGATAAAGAAGTCGACACGTATATTGACGACTCGTTCCCCGCAAGCGATCCTCCGTCTTGGTCACCGGGCGGAAGTTTCCACTAATTGTTTTTTTCAGCGTGCCAATAGCCTGTCGCCTTAATCCACTCTTCGCGTCCGCCGCGTATCGTGATTAGTAAGTCTTTGATTTGCATGGCACAGGATTTTTCTAAGGCAACCCACGCAAAGTAATCGCCACTAAACACTGGAAGACTTGAAACCTTGTGTTTCAGTTCTTCCACTTGTCCTGCAGGTCTACCATTGCGATAAATCCAGTGAATTTCCACTTTGCCGTTGTGTTCAAGGTCTATTTTTTGTGACGCATCTTCAGTTTCAATCACAACGATCGATAGAGAATCTTTGGGAAGTTCCTTTAGGCGACGAGCAAAAGAGGGAATCGCAGATTCATCGCCAATCATCAAATACCAATCGAAGTTGTAAGGTACAACGCGAGACCCGCGCGGGCCTCCGATTGTCAGAGTCTGTCCTATTTGTGCGTTTTGCGCCCACTGCGATCCGGGGCCGTCTCCGTGCAAGACAAATTCAATATCGAGCTCGCGGGCAGAGTTATCATAGCGAACTGGAGTATAATCCCGCATGATTGGTTTGCGCCCACCTTCGGGTGTTGTGGGGCCATTCGGACCCATCACTGGCATTACAGGTTTGTCTTCGCCAGGATAGGGAAAGAAAGCTTTAATATGGTCATCAGGTGAAAGCGATATAAAATCGCTCAGCTCGTCACCAGTAAATGTAATTCGTTTAATACGCGAAGTAACTTGCTCCATACTTTTAATTGTAAGAATGCGAGTCTTCACCTGATGCATAACGGTTTTAATTTCTCTGTCTTTTGGCTCCATAGTTTCTCCATCCCCAACTTAAGAAAGAGATAACTATTTCACAAGTTGAACCGTCAAAAGACAGACAACAGAAACCGAAATGAAAAATATTGCTGGGGCTAATTAAGTTTCTTAATTAGGTTTCTTACGCGAGCACAGATATTCCGCGTTGGGCTCATCTTTGCGACAGGTATTTTCAACTTCATCCCAACAGCCGCGTTTTTCTATGCAGCGATCCTTGGCCAGAAAATCTTTCATGAAGAAGATAAAGCCAACTGCGCACAACAATATTAATACAACTATGATGTCGTTAGATCGTCTCTTTTTGATACATCAACTCCTGGAAAAAACGTACAATGAGAGCAATGTACCTATCTTATCGGCTAGGTCATAAATAAGTTGATGCTCTCTGGAGCAGATTCAGTATTAATTTGTTCCCGTTTTTATGAAACTTATTTTTTCCAACAGTTGTTAAAGAGCGAACAATC is a window of Bdellovibrio sp. SKB1291214 DNA encoding:
- a CDS encoding siderophore-interacting protein, whose amino-acid sequence is MEPKDREIKTVMHQVKTRILTIKSMEQVTSRIKRITFTGDELSDFISLSPDDHIKAFFPYPGEDKPVMPVMGPNGPTTPEGGRKPIMRDYTPVRYDNSARELDIEFVLHGDGPGSQWAQNAQIGQTLTIGGPRGSRVVPYNFDWYLMIGDESAIPSFARRLKELPKDSLSIVVIETEDASQKIDLEHNGKVEIHWIYRNGRPAGQVEELKHKVSSLPVFSGDYFAWVALEKSCAMQIKDLLITIRGGREEWIKATGYWHAEKNN